TTCTTCTAGTTGACTAAATGTTCTAtcaaatgaaaagaaaacattCTATAAAGTAATGTAAACTAGTAATTTACGAAAAATAACCGACTGTAtatgaacaaaatataatgtttatttaagaATGAATACAGCATTATTTGAGCTGGAATTCTTAGTAATTTGCAATAACAGCAACCTTTCCTCCTTATATCTACTGTACGGTGAGAATATGTTTTACCCAGTAATTTGTAACAAATACTAAGTTGTACAATTAAGAACAGACAAAACATTTGTAAGTTCTCAAACATGACTCAAATGGTACTTTTAGACCACTTCTGGCATTCATTCTAATTAATGCCTACATGGTCTAAAGTCTGTAGAAACACAAGAACATACATTGTGCAATAATTTATTTGACCATGACAAGAAAAAAAggtgaataataaataaacacatcACTGCTCTATTTCTCTTCTTATAGGAATTAATAggaaaaacacaaattaattaTGATTGGTTAACCTTTGACCTACTAACCTGAAGTCAATTTCACCATCTCCATCTTTATCAAGTGTGTGCATCAATTCATCCACCTGGCTCTCAGTCATACGGATTCCTGATGACTACAAtaatacaacattcatttttacATTAATGTCCTATTATGTTTAAGAAGAGTTTGAGGACGCCTGGACTTACCCATAttatttgatccaaaaaaatgactggggtaataatgttcagcgcttagaggtttcattacattaggcgctatataaatccaggatattattattattatatctaaaCTAAACAGACATTATCATCTGTTATATTTTACACATTGCTTTTACATTACAAATGTATAATTGTTTCAAATGTTGTGGTAtcatttattgaaaataaaaataagcaaataGCTAACTTTGATGTAGAAATACGTACTGTTAACAATTCCTCAGTATAACTAATACACTATTTGATTTGGTTTCAAATGATGTGCATTATTTTCCCccattgaattgaataaaagtacTATTGCACTACAGTATGTGTGACAATGTAtatgttaataaatataaacagaaaACGAGAGGAAAAAAATAGAAGATTTTCTTACACTTATGCCTTTCTTGAATTCTTCTTTAGAGACGCTCATACTTTTGTCCTTGTCATAGGCCTTAAACAAATCCCACACACGCATGTTGTTTTTGTCAATGTAGTCTCGAAGCATCTTCAGTGGATCTggtctttctttttctttctttttgaaTGCTCCAAATGCACCCTTATAAAACACTTTGAAGTCAGGACGCAATTCTTGAATTTCTTTTAACAGATCTTGGAAATCCTTGTTCACCATAATGTCCTGagatattcaataataatattgttaggTAATGAAGATGATTTGAGTAATTTTAGTACAATTAGTTTACACAGAGTTTTCAAACTTTTGAGTTTGCAAACTCCAAGTTTGGCAAGAAAAGTTGGCCTAAATCTGCCAACAGACTAATTAGACTAATTTTCTGTAAACTAAAAACTGTAGAATGGTTTAAAGAATATTGAAATCATCCATGAATACATCTACAATTTGAATTTTGTACGACATTTTATGTATAGTTCAATTAATCAGGAAAGAGACTTGTTCACCTACTTAACACTGCAGActtagtataaatataaaaatagttcTCACCGTGAGATCCAAATCAATAAGTGCGCTATTCGTATTGGCACGCAAGGCTAACAGCAATGCATGCGCACCAGCTGCTGTTATAGGATTCAAACCAAGCTGTTAAGACAaaagacattattttatttgttatccaataattataatatatttattcatttgatTAATATAGATTCactcaaaaaaaaaatattgataagaTTATAATTAGAATTTATTTACAGTTTTAAAgattaaaagaaaaagaatatgTAAATTGATTTGAGACCTTATTGAAATTTAATACACTAGTAGTAGAGGCTAATCAATTAGCAAAATATTACGGTATTTGTCTATTTTTCCAATTATAGAAGtgtgttttaaaaatttatttaaatattgaaaataatttgtaatgACCATGCATTCTAACCACTTTGGAAAATTCCCGAGATATATAgtagtattaaaataatttcaatgACATACTTGTCCAGTAGGCCTTATGTAGCCACATAGCGCACACCACTGTGTTGTGTTTTCTAAATATTGATTTCATAACTACAGATTTTGGCTTATTTAAACACTcatattataaatacattttatactcTAACAGTTATAACTTTGTTTATTCAATTGATTTCATTTGTATATCTGCATACCAGCTGCCAAAATACcaacaaaaattacaatatttttaatactgCTGCTAGCTGAACTTAAATGTAACTAATTATGAAATTGTGCTACAGAAATGTGAAAATGTGTTAACAATTTACTCATATTTGGATGAATTGTTACTTGTATTTGACATTATATTAAAAGTTCACCtgactttaaaatatattataattattaatataaatattgatggACATTATACATTGCAAAAACTTAATTACAACATGTTTTTagattcaaataaattaataatttatactgTAAAGTCTGTATAAAATTTGTTTGACAGTTTCCATTGGACAATCCTTACCtttatcaattttaatgtgTCGTTTATTTCCAATCCTTTAGAAAGTAAAATAGCGCCCTCATTAGTTATTCTATTATTGCTCAGATCTAATTCAATGAGATTGCTGTTGAATTTCAAAGCTTCCGCCATTGCTAGAGCACCCTCATTGGCCAATCCATTCCATGATATATTTAGAATTTTGATTCCTATATTTTCctttaaaatataatgatacaaatatttgttaattcagataaaaaaaaatgatcaaTTGTCCATATTAGGTGTTTTAATTGATAATGTGGCTTGTGAAATACTTTTTTGCAAAAAAGCAAGCAAtgtctgaaataaaaacatcaacTAGTACTTACAGCTAATCCTCTACATATACTGATTGCACCTTTCCTTCTAATGTGGTTCCAACTGAGATCTAACACTTCTAAAGTCTCATTTGTTGCTATggtagaaatataaatataatatttataaagtttagcacatttattttctaaaaatatttgtttatgggATTTGGAAGACATTTAATCGAAGTAAAATGTATTAATCCATTTGGATGACTAATTAATTGACATGAGTAAATTTATGTGAAAAATAACATTGAAATTGGCAAGAAAGATTTCAAACACAGGGTCTTTATAATGTCTAATGGCAGGATTTCTTACCAATGGCTGGGCCAAGAATTTCACCACCAATTTCTGAAAATTCGTTGTGGCTTAAGTTTAACTCTTTGACCTTGCTGTAGTTGCTCTGTGAAAAAGAAAAGTTATTTGTTTGAAATAGTAGTAGTTTCCAGAAcatttgtatactgtactttacTTTCAGTGcgaatttctttcttttttatccATATCGACCAGTCAATTCAGTTTATTATAGTTGGGGCCTACGTTTGTTTTGAGACTCCGAAACAATCAtgtgtttaaaataaaagactGAATTTTACTTTTCTTAATTTCTAAATCATAATATGCTCTCCTTAAGACAAGAAATCTGTGCTTGTTTTCCTAAATTATTAATCtcttacaattttattttttttagtcgCCTGCAAACGGTCGGTAGGtttgttggtcggtcggtaaacactaactcaaatttgagcatgcgactgcagccatgtacatatggccttgttctattattattgatgtattATATTTTCATACAATCTCATTAATGTTGGtctatttttatacattttttttagttgcATTCATTCAGTGCTTTTGTTATTCATCCTTGTTATTGAAATATTCAGgccaataacattaataataattacatgaGTATTGGCGCATTACAGATATTAATGTGTTGCTATAAAGCGTGTATTGACTGAGTACTCCATGTACTTCTGCTAGTAATTAAGTTTGATTATTTGAATCCAAGAATAGTAGAAACTGTTGAGTACAGTACTCACCTGAAGTGCATATGCAAAGTGTTCAGCATCTCTATCTCCAAATCCGTTTCCTACAAATCAATccaaattgattgattgatcaatttatttcagaataacaAAATTCcataaaaa
The window above is part of the Antedon mediterranea chromosome 10, ecAntMedi1.1, whole genome shotgun sequence genome. Proteins encoded here:
- the LOC140059846 gene encoding uncharacterized protein isoform X3 → MSVGEEEEIVCTDQSADTSEMLHNGELQVNSDKPEYEDESTETSNRRLSSLPLSSVHLDRNMNSLIKETPLKDDDSDSGWDTDLEIDGLGEVSKVSFDASGKKVYQQACTDLGVIPVSHFMRHMQSSKVVMKHHGLGPTGAKAIAIPLVTNTTILTLDLEDNWIESDGAIYIADMMKENCYIAHLNLSENKIGSKGAPAMCEMLHDNQSLRKVILSGNGFGDRDAEHFAYALQSNYSKVKELNLSHNEFSEIGGEILGPAIATNETLEVLDLSWNHIRRKGAISICRGLAENIGIKILNISWNGLANEGALAMAEALKFNSNLIELDLSNNRITNEGAILLSKGLEINDTLKLIKLGLNPITAAGAHALLLALRANTNSALIDLDLTDIMVNKDFQDLLKEIQELRPDFKVFYKGAFGAFKKKEKERPDPLKMLRDYIDKNNMRVWDLFKAYDKDKSMSVSKEEFKKGISSSGIRMTESQVDELMHTLDKDGDGEIDFRTFSQLEEEMLKELP